A section of the Candidatus Binataceae bacterium genome encodes:
- a CDS encoding ATP-binding protein codes for MDTESTGSKTARELKAAAPTVELKASDLRGRAPVAADELVRAAESLEASELLGQNRALGAIQLAIGIDAPGYNVFISGLRTRNERESALRLLDEKAATMPTPGDWVYVNNFRSPEAPVAIYLKAGQGRDLTQKMHDLVGYVIEQLPKAFRREDFDRERTTLRDKYNRRAQELFGGLEARARERGFALQGSPAGQIVFIPLIEGKMPESPETLQKNIATRSDEERERLGRAQAELQDELAKLVMRQQEVTRELIEDIRAIERSFAARLITPAIEETKRHFSNPGVTSYLDQVAEHMLSHLDRFREAAEPRQGEDAHPLADEAPRWFEYQVNLLVDNSSTKGAPVVSEDAPTYRNLFGTIERWIDPLGRNGTNFTRIIGGSYLKSHGGFLALDLEDAVIEPGVWKALKRSLKSGRMTIETFEPIPFFSTSGLRPEPIEVHTKLVVLGGPYLYNLLYFYDSEFADLFKVKAEMRPAVAADRDAALHYAARVGALARREALGPFSASALEKIVEYGMRLAGDRTRVVAILEPVDDLARESAFFSRAEHAAQVEGSHVERALGERVLRRNFIEEEIRRLIARGILVVNIKGSAVGQINGLAVLDVGGYSFGRPSRVTATAAMGQAGIVNIERESRLSGSTHDKGVMILSGFLRSRFGQVQPIAMTASICFEQSYSGIDGDSASSTELYALLSALAGVPIRQELAVTGSVDQYGNVQAIGGANEKIEGYFRVCKAIGLTGSQGVMVPRANVENLMLDPEIVAAVNQGQFHIYPIDTIDQGIELLTAVRAGALDEPGTINCLVMERLKALSEALLNRGATETRIVQESAPAPAPPQPPAPPEPPR; via the coding sequence CCAGAATCGCGCCCTGGGCGCGATTCAACTTGCGATCGGGATCGATGCACCCGGCTACAATGTCTTTATCAGCGGGCTTCGCACCCGCAACGAACGCGAATCCGCGCTGCGGTTGCTCGACGAGAAGGCGGCCACGATGCCGACGCCGGGCGACTGGGTCTACGTCAACAACTTCCGCAGTCCGGAAGCTCCCGTCGCGATCTATTTGAAAGCAGGTCAGGGACGCGACCTGACCCAAAAGATGCACGATCTGGTCGGTTACGTGATCGAACAGCTGCCCAAGGCGTTTCGGCGCGAAGACTTCGATCGCGAACGAACCACGCTGCGGGACAAGTACAACCGGCGTGCGCAGGAGCTGTTTGGCGGTCTGGAAGCGCGTGCGCGCGAGCGCGGCTTCGCGCTCCAGGGCTCGCCCGCCGGTCAAATCGTCTTCATCCCTCTGATCGAAGGAAAAATGCCGGAGTCTCCGGAAACTCTCCAGAAAAACATCGCAACCCGCTCCGATGAAGAGCGTGAGCGACTCGGCCGAGCACAGGCGGAGCTCCAAGATGAGCTCGCCAAACTGGTTATGCGCCAGCAGGAAGTGACGCGCGAGCTGATCGAGGACATTCGCGCGATTGAGCGATCATTCGCAGCACGGCTGATAACCCCCGCCATCGAGGAGACCAAGCGTCATTTCAGCAACCCGGGGGTAACCAGCTACCTCGATCAGGTCGCGGAGCATATGCTGTCCCATCTCGATCGCTTCCGCGAAGCTGCGGAACCGCGCCAAGGTGAAGACGCCCACCCGCTTGCCGATGAGGCGCCGCGCTGGTTTGAGTACCAGGTCAATCTGCTGGTCGACAACTCCAGCACCAAAGGCGCGCCGGTGGTCAGCGAAGACGCGCCGACCTATCGCAATCTCTTCGGGACTATCGAGCGCTGGATTGACCCGCTGGGTCGCAACGGGACCAATTTCACCCGAATCATCGGCGGCTCTTACCTCAAGTCTCATGGCGGATTCCTGGCGCTCGATCTCGAAGACGCGGTGATCGAACCCGGCGTATGGAAGGCTTTGAAACGCAGCCTGAAGTCGGGCCGGATGACGATCGAGACGTTCGAGCCGATCCCATTTTTTTCGACCAGCGGACTTCGGCCGGAGCCGATCGAGGTGCACACGAAGCTGGTGGTGCTGGGCGGGCCGTATCTTTACAACCTGCTCTACTTCTACGATTCCGAGTTCGCGGACCTGTTCAAGGTCAAGGCGGAGATGCGGCCAGCGGTTGCAGCCGATCGTGACGCTGCGCTCCACTATGCCGCGCGGGTGGGCGCGCTGGCGCGACGGGAGGCGCTGGGTCCGTTCTCCGCCTCGGCGCTCGAAAAAATCGTCGAGTACGGAATGCGCCTGGCCGGAGACCGCACCCGGGTAGTCGCGATACTGGAGCCGGTCGATGATCTGGCGCGCGAGTCGGCGTTTTTCTCGCGCGCCGAGCACGCCGCGCAGGTTGAAGGCTCGCACGTCGAGCGTGCGCTCGGCGAGCGGGTCCTCCGGCGGAATTTCATCGAAGAGGAAATCCGCCGCCTTATCGCTCGCGGCATACTGGTGGTGAACATCAAGGGCAGCGCGGTCGGGCAGATCAACGGGCTTGCCGTGCTCGATGTCGGCGGCTACAGCTTCGGCCGGCCCTCGCGGGTCACCGCCACCGCTGCGATGGGGCAGGCGGGCATCGTCAACATCGAGCGCGAATCGCGGCTCTCCGGCTCCACCCACGACAAGGGCGTGATGATCCTGAGCGGATTTCTACGCTCCCGATTCGGGCAAGTGCAGCCGATCGCGATGACGGCGTCGATTTGCTTCGAACAATCCTATTCGGGAATCGATGGCGACAGCGCCAGTTCCACCGAACTCTACGCTCTGCTCTCAGCTCTGGCGGGCGTTCCAATTCGGCAGGAGCTGGCGGTGACCGGTTCGGTCGATCAGTACGGAAACGTGCAGGCCATCGGAGGCGCGAACGAGAAAATCGAGGGCTATTTTCGCGTGTGCAAGGCGATCGGCTTGACGGGAAGCCAGGGCGTGATGGTGCCGCGCGCGAACGTCGAGAACCTGATGCTCGATCCCGAAATCGTCGCGGCGGTTAACCAAGGCCAGTTCCATATCTACCCCATCGACACCATCGACCAGGGTATCGAGTTGCTTACCGCGGTCCGCGCCGGTGCGCTCGACGAACCGGGGACCATCAATTGCCTCGTGATGGAGCGGCTCAAGGCCCTTTCGGAGGCGTTGCTCAATCGGGGCGCGACGGAAACCCGCATCGTGCAGGAGAGCGCTCCCGCACCTGCGCCGCCGCAGCCGCCAGCCCCGCCCGAGCCGCCACGCTAA
- a CDS encoding nicotinate phosphoribosyltransferase — protein sequence MPLDLRFDATDVALFADLYEFTVSAAFFEQRMNETAAFELSLRRLPPNRGYMVAGGIERILETLEEFHIDETAVAHLESLKLFKPEFLEFLAGLRFTGSVRALREGTIFFGGEPILEVCAPLIEAQLVETLLLNQIGFATMVATKAARCFSAAQGRRLVDFGPRRAQGADATLITARASYLAGFHGTANVAASRRYGIPVYGTMSHSFVMAHERELKAFDDFAGSFPRLSTLLVDTYDSVVGVQNAAKIGVKLREVGGKLGGVRLDSGRLLDLATQARKILDVAGLNDVPIFASGNLDEYRIAELLADGAPIDAFGVGTALAVSDDAPAGDFNYKLVEYRGEPRMKLSAGKASTPGRKQIFRARNAAGTDHSDLVGLIDESVATVTREFRQPPATVAAIVETQMECGRRKLPRPALEELRAQTLAEFPHLDARLKALRKPAEYPVRPTATLNAMIISETLKSEHRQD from the coding sequence ATGCCGCTTGATCTCAGATTCGATGCGACCGACGTCGCACTGTTCGCTGACCTCTACGAGTTCACCGTAAGCGCAGCGTTCTTCGAGCAGCGGATGAACGAGACCGCGGCGTTCGAGCTCTCGCTGCGCCGCCTGCCGCCCAACCGCGGCTACATGGTGGCCGGCGGCATCGAACGGATTCTGGAGACGCTCGAAGAATTCCACATCGATGAAACGGCGGTAGCACATCTCGAGTCGCTGAAACTGTTCAAACCCGAGTTCCTTGAATTTCTGGCCGGCCTGCGCTTCACCGGCTCGGTCCGGGCGCTGCGCGAGGGGACGATTTTCTTCGGCGGAGAGCCGATCCTAGAAGTCTGCGCGCCCCTGATCGAAGCGCAACTTGTCGAGACGCTGCTCCTCAACCAAATTGGATTCGCGACCATGGTTGCCACCAAGGCCGCCCGATGCTTTTCCGCCGCTCAGGGACGCCGGCTGGTGGACTTTGGACCGCGCCGCGCCCAAGGCGCTGATGCGACTTTGATTACGGCACGCGCAAGTTATCTAGCCGGGTTTCACGGTACCGCCAACGTCGCCGCCAGCCGCCGTTACGGAATTCCGGTCTACGGAACTATGAGCCACAGCTTCGTGATGGCGCACGAACGCGAGCTCAAGGCGTTCGACGATTTTGCCGGCAGCTTTCCCCGACTCAGCACGCTGCTGGTCGACACCTACGACAGCGTCGTGGGGGTTCAGAATGCTGCCAAAATCGGGGTGAAGCTCCGCGAAGTGGGTGGCAAACTGGGCGGCGTTCGCCTCGACAGCGGACGGCTTTTGGATCTAGCGACTCAGGCGCGCAAGATTCTCGACGTTGCCGGCCTCAATGACGTTCCGATTTTCGCAAGCGGCAATCTCGATGAGTATCGGATCGCCGAGCTGCTTGCCGACGGCGCGCCGATCGATGCATTCGGCGTCGGAACCGCACTGGCGGTCAGCGACGATGCGCCGGCAGGCGATTTCAATTACAAACTGGTGGAATACCGCGGTGAGCCGCGCATGAAACTGTCTGCCGGCAAAGCCTCTACCCCCGGCCGCAAGCAGATTTTCCGCGCCCGCAATGCTGCGGGCACCGACCATTCCGATCTGGTTGGCCTGATCGATGAGAGTGTCGCCACCGTGACGCGTGAATTCCGCCAGCCCCCCGCGACCGTCGCAGCGATTGTCGAAACGCAGATGGAATGCGGTCGGCGCAAACTGCCTCGACCGGCCCTCGAGGAATTGCGTGCGCAGACGCTGGCAGAATTTCCGCATCTCGACGCCCGCCTAAAGGCTTTGCGGAAACCCGCCGAGTATCCGGTCCGTCCAACCGCGACGCTCAACGCAATGATTATCAGCGAAACACTGAAATCAGAGCATCGCCAGGACTGA